The following coding sequences are from one Haliotis asinina isolate JCU_RB_2024 chromosome 3, JCU_Hal_asi_v2, whole genome shotgun sequence window:
- the LOC137278313 gene encoding cAMP-regulated phosphoprotein 19-A-like: protein MSDVEESNQSQSQPQPQIQPQPDKKALEQREADKLKAKYPSLSNSGGSALLHKRLAKGQKYFDSGDYNMAKAKMNNPKRPLAPNEKLFLQESIGETIPTPETLPPRKLSQATSKLASGALS, encoded by the exons AGCCAGTCTCAGCCGCAACCTCAGATCCAACCACAGCCTGACAAGAAGGCTTTGGAGCAGAGGGAGGCTGACAAGCTCAAGGCCAAGTACCCATCTTTAAGCAACTCTGGGGGTTCCGCTTTACTCCACAAAAGATTGGCTAAAGGA caaaaatattttgactcTGGTGACTACAATATGGCCAAGGCAAAGATGAACAACCCAAAGAGGCCTCTTGCACCCAATGAGAAACTTTTCTTGCAAGAATCAATTGGAGAGACTATTCCAACCCCAGAAACCCTTCCACCTCGCAAACTCTCACAAGCGACAAGCAAACTTGCATCAGGAGCACTCTCTTGA
- the LOC137276988 gene encoding uncharacterized protein, translating into MASGTSKYDGNGGEDGRDSDSCSESEQHDRNTNQRVDEGDNKKQTHTDAATDDGKEEATFNLTDPDALLKQLESVDLTEEDTEELLHEAYKVNMKLKEMLRRQESKRRERLSSAKSAYSNASSNSRKHQGPSVLPPIHKKSSSNDIPDFKRRGDSSKKPKHPTSRSAKEKPAWDDRFSFS; encoded by the exons ATGGCGTCGGGAACTTCAAAATACGATGGAAACGGAGGTGAGGACGGCAGAGACAGTGACAGTTGTTCAGAATCTGAACAACACGACAGAAATACAAATCAACGAGTTGATGAAGGGGACAACAAAAAGCAAACACACACAGATGCCGCGACAGACGACGGGAAAGAAGAAGCAACATTTAATTTGACTGATCCCGATGCCTTGCTAAAGCAGTTAGAAAGTGTTGATTTGACAGAGGAAGACACCGAGGAACTATTGCACGAGGCAtacaaagtaaacatgaaatTGAAAGAGATGCTTCGTAGACAAGAATCAAAACGTCGTGAAAGACTGTCAAGCGCGAAATCTGCATACAGTAATGCGTCGTcaaactcaagaaaacatcaaggACCATCTGTCCTCCCACCTATACACAAGAAAAGCTCATCAAATGATATCCCTGATTTTAAG AGGAGAGGTGATTCATCAAAGAAACCAAAACATCCCACAAGTAGAAGTGCCAAAGAAAAGCCAGCTTGGGATGACCGGTTCTCCTTCAGTTGA